One part of the Methanomethylovorans hollandica DSM 15978 genome encodes these proteins:
- a CDS encoding formylglycine-generating enzyme family protein, with amino-acid sequence MKILLILLLGVIAVAALAGYVNKEPTSFVNTATMEVSLAKNTTQNLTENTTLDKMTVRANNETHINKKSTKSTSNTEIVNETTNNTINSTASTTTSTEKTESEPTKTNSIGIDLVLISAGEFEMGAGEYSNSQIMQPTHTVEIKNDFYIGKYEVTQRQWNEIMDENPSTSKGRNQPVDQVSWKEAQEFISKLNKLENTTKYRLPTEAEWEYACKAGTKSSYFFGDDETELGDYAWYIDNSEDETYSVGQKQSNPWGLYDMYGNVFEWVQDDWHQNYKEAPTDGSAWDEPGSNPKVLRGGFWGSSAGNCMSAERTSKYPTEEDTNIGFRIVMET; translated from the coding sequence CCACTATGGAAGTATCACTCGCGAAAAACACAACCCAGAATTTAACCGAAAACACCACTCTAGACAAAATGACTGTTCGAGCTAATAATGAAACTCATATTAACAAAAAGTCAACTAAAAGTACTTCAAATACAGAAATAGTAAATGAAACGACAAATAATACAATAAATTCGACAGCATCAACTACAACTTCAACTGAAAAAACAGAATCAGAGCCAACTAAAACCAATTCAATTGGAATAGATCTTGTTCTAATTTCAGCCGGAGAATTTGAGATGGGTGCAGGAGAATATTCAAACTCTCAGATAATGCAACCTACTCATACAGTTGAAATAAAAAATGACTTTTATATTGGAAAGTATGAAGTTACACAGAGGCAATGGAACGAAATAATGGACGAGAACCCTTCTACATCTAAAGGAAGAAACCAGCCAGTTGATCAGGTATCATGGAAAGAAGCGCAGGAATTTATCTCCAAACTAAACAAACTCGAAAATACTACTAAATATCGCCTTCCGACAGAAGCTGAATGGGAATATGCCTGCAAAGCAGGTACAAAATCATCGTACTTCTTTGGAGATGATGAAACCGAACTTGGAGATTATGCATGGTATATTGATAATTCTGAAGATGAAACTTATTCTGTAGGCCAAAAACAATCAAATCCATGGGGACTTTATGATATGTATGGTAATGTATTTGAATGGGTGCAGGACGATTGGCACCAAAATTACAAAGAAGCACCTACAGACGGAAGCGCATGGGATGAACCTGGATCAAACCCAAAGGTACTGAGAGGAGGTTTTTGGGGATCTTCAGCCGGAAACTGCATGTCTGCAGAAAGAACAAGCAAATATCCAACCGAAGAAGACACTAACATTGGTTTCCGGATTGTAATGGAAACCTAA
- a CDS encoding DNA-methyltransferase — MQTVLTRLQDFLKDEKHTLEEIYEAHPDLKKHTIRARLNENVGKCFKRISRGLYIAVNGETQALIIAGDNLSGIKEINDNVIDFVIIDSNYPSLDGHLSVGTTRKKSGKWQFDTEEMSKEMLSEIHRVLKPSGHFYSFLPADSISEYANTLDYNNRFIDMCQEVGFTFRKRLIWNKGRTMGYPYASAYEQIAFFINGKKCISYDNTVTNVLSHPKIHNQHPLREVNETAKPVELLKDLIKVCSKKGDIGMDLYGGSLSFAEACLEMRRHSITFEKDQEMIKKAIEYRKFNVINLGTNKSISTCT; from the coding sequence ATGCAAACAGTACTAACAAGACTTCAGGATTTCCTCAAGGACGAGAAACATACACTAGAAGAAATATACGAAGCCCATCCAGATCTTAAGAAACACACAATTCGTGCTCGTTTGAATGAAAACGTTGGTAAATGTTTTAAAAGAATAAGTCGAGGTTTATATATTGCCGTCAACGGAGAAACGCAGGCCCTTATCATTGCAGGTGACAATCTTTCAGGGATCAAGGAAATCAATGATAATGTCATTGATTTTGTAATCATTGACAGCAATTATCCTAGTCTTGATGGACATCTTTCAGTAGGTACTACCCGAAAAAAATCAGGAAAATGGCAATTCGATACTGAAGAAATGAGTAAAGAAATGCTATCAGAAATTCACCGGGTACTGAAACCATCAGGCCATTTTTACAGCTTCCTACCAGCAGATAGCATAAGCGAATATGCCAACACATTAGATTATAACAACAGATTCATAGACATGTGCCAGGAAGTTGGTTTCACTTTCAGGAAACGGTTGATATGGAATAAAGGAAGAACAATGGGCTATCCATATGCCAGTGCATACGAGCAAATAGCTTTCTTCATCAACGGAAAGAAGTGTATCAGCTATGATAACACAGTAACCAATGTTCTATCTCATCCTAAGATACACAACCAACATCCCCTTAGAGAAGTCAACGAAACCGCAAAACCCGTTGAATTGCTCAAGGACCTCATCAAAGTATGTAGTAAAAAAGGAGACATCGGCATGGATCTCTACGGAGGCAGCCTGAGCTTCGCAGAGGCATGTTTAGAGATGAGGAGACACAGCATTACCTTTGAAAAAGATCAGGAAATGATAAAGAAAGCCATTGAATACAGAAAATTTAATGTTATCAATCTAGGAACCAACAAGAGTATAAGCACTTGTACCTAA
- a CDS encoding disaggregatase related repeat-containing protein, whose translation MNKRSYEENIVKGVRWAKSRHILLVLLCLLCTSFLSVGLSAAATVYVGTSTTSGTVNYKCDGSNDHIEINQALTYIKGQGGGTVYLRGPNTYWIDSTLNVGANTILTGDSTARIKLIKNAGWAENVPLIANTGEDDHITIKGFTIDGNSDNQGVSLGNSYYILMYFDGADNIEVSDMRLEWGCSDGLKTRNCNVIKFTGNDIYKMGHDALYAITSHDIDVSNNIVFTRTNSACRLSTGAYNVKIHDNIFYSSLTGGGSTGPAIQLDKSTEEGTNKFENIEIYNNKIYNVLGAAIWMSASYPDDIIHAKNVHIYHNTFSKVGQYGSNTGYSNAAIVLCSFDNTIIENNVFDDGGHAGIKWFTRSGRPIQDVTYTTTIRNNIIMNSDGVSSVTGSGVGIWNTDSTHCKFVVQNNDIYNNKNGQTYGSSFTLTNNLNVNPQCIDSTNSNVASRDYHLKSKAGHYSSGTWIADSVSSTLIDTGYSSSSYSNEPSPNGGRINIGRYGNTAQASKSGSSVPNETDNLPVANAGTDKAVTLGSSVSFDASLSTDDKGIISYSWDFDASNGITSEATGKTTAKTYSTAGTYTVTLTVTDTAGQKSTDTVQVIVNTNSTSTVTLAASNDNRLRESSPSTIFSTITYLDVGKSTSGCRDLLLFDLSAFEPTDTISEATLDLYWYYPESTTRSADTVVEVYRPKEWDPNYVSWNNRISGTAWTTAGGNWYDNNGIAQGSTPYASIKFPASTIPDNKYYQFDVTELVQEYIQGNYNNTGFYLKAKTESNNYIAFYSSEWSNTSQRPKLTITS comes from the coding sequence TTGAATAAACGAAGTTATGAAGAAAATATAGTCAAAGGCGTAAGATGGGCAAAATCCCGTCATATCTTACTAGTATTGTTATGTCTTCTATGTACTTCTTTTCTTAGCGTTGGTTTATCCGCAGCTGCTACCGTATATGTCGGAACAAGCACCACAAGCGGAACTGTGAACTATAAATGTGACGGTTCAAATGATCACATTGAAATTAACCAAGCTCTTACATATATAAAAGGCCAGGGCGGAGGCACTGTTTACTTACGAGGTCCTAATACATACTGGATAGACAGTACTCTTAACGTCGGTGCTAATACAATACTAACAGGCGATTCTACTGCTCGAATAAAGCTCATCAAAAATGCCGGATGGGCAGAGAATGTTCCCTTGATAGCAAACACTGGAGAAGACGATCATATTACTATCAAAGGATTCACTATTGATGGGAACAGTGATAATCAAGGTGTATCCCTTGGAAACTCTTATTATATTCTCATGTATTTTGATGGGGCAGATAATATTGAAGTTTCTGATATGCGCCTTGAATGGGGATGCAGTGACGGACTAAAGACAAGAAACTGTAACGTCATAAAATTCACCGGGAATGATATTTATAAGATGGGACATGATGCACTATATGCAATAACATCCCATGATATCGATGTTTCTAATAACATTGTATTTACCCGAACAAACAGTGCTTGTAGACTTTCAACAGGAGCATATAATGTAAAAATACATGATAACATATTCTATTCATCTTTGACTGGAGGAGGTTCAACAGGACCAGCTATTCAGCTCGACAAATCCACTGAAGAAGGCACGAACAAATTCGAGAACATTGAAATATACAACAACAAAATCTATAATGTCCTTGGTGCTGCAATCTGGATGTCAGCCTCATATCCCGATGACATAATCCATGCAAAGAATGTACATATATACCATAATACCTTTTCTAAGGTCGGGCAGTATGGATCCAATACCGGATACAGCAATGCTGCTATTGTCCTATGCAGCTTTGATAACACAATAATCGAAAACAATGTTTTTGATGATGGAGGTCATGCAGGAATCAAATGGTTTACCCGGAGTGGAAGACCAATCCAGGATGTGACATATACAACTACTATACGGAACAACATTATTATGAACTCAGATGGTGTTTCATCAGTTACTGGATCAGGTGTTGGGATATGGAATACAGATTCTACCCATTGCAAATTTGTAGTCCAGAATAATGATATCTACAATAATAAGAATGGGCAGACATATGGTAGTAGCTTTACACTAACCAATAACCTGAATGTCAACCCACAATGTATTGACTCAACAAATTCAAATGTAGCTTCCCGTGACTATCATCTCAAGAGCAAAGCAGGGCACTATTCAAGTGGAACATGGATAGCAGATTCAGTATCCAGTACATTAATAGATACCGGATATTCAAGCTCATCCTACAGCAATGAACCCTCACCAAACGGAGGTAGGATCAATATTGGTAGGTATGGTAATACAGCACAGGCATCTAAAAGCGGTTCTTCAGTGCCAAACGAAACAGATAATCTACCAGTAGCCAATGCAGGTACTGATAAAGCAGTTACACTTGGTTCATCTGTCAGTTTCGATGCAAGCTTATCGACAGACGATAAAGGCATAATATCTTACTCATGGGATTTTGATGCATCAAATGGCATTACTTCTGAAGCTACAGGAAAGACTACAGCCAAGACCTATTCAACTGCAGGAACATATACAGTAACACTAACCGTTACTGATACAGCAGGACAGAAGTCTACTGATACTGTACAAGTTATTGTCAACACAAATTCAACCAGTACAGTAACACTTGCAGCATCTAATGATAACAGATTACGTGAATCATCTCCAAGTACGATATTTTCAACAATTACTTATCTTGATGTTGGAAAGAGTACAAGTGGATGCAGAGATTTGCTATTATTCGATCTAAGTGCATTTGAACCAACAGATACAATATCAGAAGCAACTTTGGATTTGTATTGGTATTATCCAGAAAGTACAACTCGTTCAGCAGATACTGTCGTTGAAGTATATAGACCAAAAGAATGGGATCCAAACTATGTGAGCTGGAATAACCGTATTTCTGGTACTGCCTGGACCACAGCCGGAGGAAACTGGTATGATAATAATGGAATTGCTCAGGGAAGCACACCTTATGCTTCAATCAAATTCCCTGCAAGTACTATACCTGACAACAAATATTATCAATTTGATGTCACAGAACTTGTACAGGAATACATACAAGGCAACTACAACAATACTGGTTTCTACCTAAAAGCCAAGACAGAAAGCAACAATTACATAGCTTTCTATAGTTCAGAATGGTCAAACACTTCTCAGAGACCAAAGTTAACTATAACAAGTTAA
- a CDS encoding COG1470 family protein, giving the protein MKRGQIMIYGVVAVLLICVTGAIAVAVDIPETDTVSEDSMIGVGISNAEMTDRLVPDPYYGSMMIKEGETDSFEFVLKNPGETTANVNFSVYNPGYSQYPIDPSWITITPSSVSIEAGKSINVKVDVAIPEGTKVATYDCMLNISDAQGIASAVMVMVDVYADTSIQFTPYSIYDWVEAGKEYTYNITINNTGTKEVSIDPKLSNEIGYSYPGAVSAFGNDDIEITSPSSVLPGESAIVKLKLTVPEGSKGEFYGSVDLNINDSSIYEDSDQVSLNFHVPVAPSEPYQIPFKVKENGTATIELKSTRPQFYSMKSYADPSFTVKIYDPQGKEVSPTLMSNMYGGSVSLASNPYLMIANLASSISGYQDNVQQYIDTYDVNVTPGTWTLSVLPSATESFDYSIEIKPSQ; this is encoded by the coding sequence ATGAAACGAGGACAAATAATGATTTATGGAGTCGTAGCTGTGCTTCTTATTTGTGTTACAGGAGCTATTGCTGTGGCTGTAGATATACCTGAAACAGATACTGTTTCAGAGGATAGCATGATTGGTGTCGGTATTAGTAATGCTGAAATGACTGATAGATTAGTTCCTGATCCGTATTATGGAAGCATGATGATAAAGGAAGGAGAAACTGATAGTTTTGAATTTGTTCTGAAAAATCCAGGAGAAACAACAGCAAATGTTAATTTTTCTGTATATAATCCAGGATATTCTCAGTATCCTATTGATCCAAGCTGGATTACTATTACTCCTTCGTCTGTATCCATCGAAGCAGGAAAGAGTATCAATGTCAAGGTTGATGTGGCCATACCTGAAGGAACAAAAGTCGCAACTTATGACTGCATGTTGAATATTTCAGATGCACAGGGCATTGCGAGTGCAGTTATGGTGATGGTTGATGTATATGCTGATACTAGTATACAGTTCACCCCATATTCAATATATGATTGGGTAGAAGCTGGAAAAGAATACACATATAATATTACCATAAACAATACAGGAACAAAAGAAGTTTCAATCGATCCAAAATTGAGTAATGAAATTGGTTATTCTTATCCGGGAGCCGTGTCTGCGTTTGGAAATGATGATATTGAAATAACCAGTCCTTCAAGTGTTCTCCCTGGGGAGAGTGCAATCGTAAAATTGAAACTGACAGTACCAGAAGGATCTAAAGGTGAATTTTATGGTAGTGTTGATTTGAATATTAATGATTCGAGTATATATGAGGACAGTGATCAGGTTTCACTTAATTTCCATGTACCTGTAGCACCTTCAGAACCATACCAGATTCCATTCAAAGTTAAAGAAAATGGAACTGCTACTATAGAGCTAAAGTCAACAAGACCTCAATTTTACTCAATGAAAAGCTATGCTGATCCATCTTTTACTGTAAAGATATATGATCCTCAGGGCAAGGAAGTTAGTCCTACTTTGATGAGCAATATGTATGGAGGATCTGTGAGTTTAGCAAGTAATCCATACTTAATGATTGCTAATCTTGCCAGCAGTATTTCTGGATATCAGGACAATGTACAGCAATACATAGATACTTATGATGTAAATGTTACTCCAGGCACATGGACATTATCTGTACTGCCTTCTGCAACTGAGAGCTTCGATTATTCTATTGAGATTAAACCATCTCAGTAA
- a CDS encoding DNA cytosine methyltransferase — protein sequence MLTHLDLCTGIGSSSIAAEWAGIETIGMAEINDFPYNILCRHWPDIPKWRNVKNVNRSTIRKAGIDQVDIISGGIPCQPFSINGKRMGTYDERNLWGNMRKTIRSILPRWIVLENVPGILSIDSGRFFRGVLSDMAKMGYLVGWGCWKAAHAGAPHHRERIFVIGYHWKPKADPNSYSFYDYYNRLNASQIRWKQQQTSHLWNSERTGTCWNSEPRVDRVAHGITNQLDRLEVIGNSIVPQQIYPIYNWISHWDLTMLNETEY from the coding sequence ATGCTAACCCATTTAGATCTATGTACAGGTATAGGCAGCTCATCTATCGCTGCAGAATGGGCTGGTATTGAAACTATTGGAATGGCCGAAATAAATGATTTTCCTTACAATATTCTATGCAGACACTGGCCAGATATTCCAAAATGGAGAAATGTAAAAAATGTCAATCGGAGTACTATCAGAAAAGCAGGCATTGACCAAGTCGATATCATATCTGGAGGCATACCCTGCCAGCCATTCAGTATTAATGGAAAACGTATGGGTACTTATGATGAGCGTAATCTCTGGGGAAACATGCGAAAGACCATTCGCAGCATTCTTCCAAGATGGATCGTGCTTGAGAACGTCCCAGGGATCCTTTCAATCGACTCTGGAAGGTTCTTTCGAGGAGTTCTTAGTGACATGGCCAAAATGGGGTATCTTGTCGGATGGGGATGCTGGAAAGCTGCCCATGCCGGAGCTCCCCATCATCGCGAAAGGATCTTTGTTATCGGATATCACTGGAAACCAAAAGCTGATCCCAACTCCTACTCATTCTATGATTACTATAACAGACTTAATGCAAGCCAGATTCGCTGGAAACAACAGCAAACGTCCCACTTATGGAACTCTGAAAGAACAGGGACATGCTGGAACTCTGAACCCCGTGTGGACAGAGTGGCTCATGGGATTACCAACCAACTGGACCGCCTTGAAGTAATAGGAAATAGCATAGTTCCACAGCAAATCTATCCTATATATAATTGGATATCACATTGGGATCTCACAATGTTGAATGAAACAGAATATTAA
- a CDS encoding DUF5983 family protein → MSSREHDIRFGTITTYLGRNGTGKCTGVNILPSLDEKNFWIAPINSKGNVARCEILIPMDTIPEMVNNLNNMYKTYREKVLQCNVSNKEEVIKSIIQEDPEGVFRYMDTSTAHLPESDRILLPDDITERHCPLTVYPFEYGWWIHVPDKEIWPDKKYRLREAGFSPAIAKLIEKAQSLNCRFISLDCDAEKFDELEDFEP, encoded by the coding sequence ATGTCATCAAGAGAACACGATATCCGTTTTGGAACTATTACTACCTACCTCGGAAGGAATGGAACCGGAAAATGCACTGGAGTGAATATACTCCCATCCCTCGACGAAAAAAATTTTTGGATAGCACCGATCAATTCAAAAGGAAACGTTGCAAGATGCGAAATTTTGATACCAATGGATACTATTCCAGAGATGGTCAACAATCTTAATAATATGTATAAAACATATCGAGAGAAGGTTCTTCAGTGCAATGTATCCAATAAGGAAGAAGTCATAAAATCTATTATACAAGAAGATCCAGAAGGAGTATTCAGATACATGGACACTTCGACAGCTCATCTCCCAGAATCTGACAGGATCCTACTTCCAGATGATATAACAGAAAGACATTGCCCACTAACGGTGTATCCATTTGAATATGGCTGGTGGATACATGTTCCTGATAAAGAAATCTGGCCAGATAAAAAATATAGACTTAGAGAAGCCGGATTCAGTCCTGCAATAGCAAAGTTAATAGAAAAAGCTCAATCTCTTAATTGTAGATTCATATCACTGGACTGTGATGCTGAAAAATTTGATGAACTCGAAGATTTTGAACCTTGA